The following proteins are encoded in a genomic region of Anguilla anguilla isolate fAngAng1 chromosome 15, fAngAng1.pri, whole genome shotgun sequence:
- the trpm2 gene encoding transient receptor potential cation channel subfamily M member 2 isoform X3: MSEQRSLFTSWIKQNIKKKECCFYAEDESKGVCMCGYPRIHHAEDAFKPDEFVGETWDRHKHIREVPTDAYGDISFGGLGQKMGKYVRVSTDTSTDALYQLMTDHWKLRPPNLLISVTGGAQNFYMRTRLKEMFRRGLIKVAQTTGAWILTGGTHTGVMKHVGQAVRDYTLTSSSTEDQIVAIGVATWGIVLNRHTLVNPEGCFPAHYSLDERSQGRLSCLDNNHSHFLLVDDGTHGRYGVEIALRSKLEKLISQQPLGNKESGLKVPVVCVVLDGGPGTLDTIYNAMLNGTPCVILEGSGRLADVIAQVAERPIPQVTLALIRQLMMKFFGPEFERFQELQLIEWTKKIQDILRTPQLLTVFRIDEEGQSDVDVAILRALLKASRSSPSPSLEPKNWEQELELAVAWNRLDIAKSEIFTEESQWKSSDLHQAMRSALVGHKPDFVKLLLENGVCLNKFLTEDTLSDLYGHLEPGCLFLRRLAKRMRGERGRRGCPDQPGQSGACLRHVSDEVRHYLGSFTEPIYPPAPARPRIEMPEDELRITFTQKGPAELQSVPSTCPERGAEGMWDPGRDLFLWAVLQNRKELAEIAWEQCRDSMCAALAASKILKKLAQEEVDEGDEADKMQELADYYEKQAIGVFSECYSHDQQRAQKLLIRISRSWGRTTCLRLALEADDKSFVAHAGVQGLLTQIWCGELAVDNRQWKMLLCMLFIPLIYTGLLTFRRDEDIHRETQRKERMLTMDSVTRSSVTSQICDYIEQTELRPLTCASRLVSFFCSSQIKFYWNIVSYFGFLWLFAYVLMMDFQITPSWKEYLLYGWLASLVCEEIRQLFDDPDGFGFRRKFKMYISDLWNILDVLSIVLFIIGLAFRLTTALFYAGKVILCIDFIVFCLRLMAIFIISKTLGPKIIIVKRMMKDLFFFMFLLSIWVVAYGVAKQGILIHNEERLNWIIRGAVYEPYLIIFGNVPTNIDNVEFDMSTCSVNGTDPVKPKCPVLNANFTPAFPEWLTIILLCVYLLFANILLLNLLIAIFNFTFQEVQDNTDTIWKFQRYELIKEYHSRPAPPPPFIILSHLYLFIRRVVLRRPPQKHKQFKEELDRAEEEEVLSWEAFMKENHLASSQRDLSQSMERRIQDTSDKVGVMVDLLEGEHDRDSVSMAKRLAHLEEQVSQSTKALQWIMNALKSQGYETQEEAPVLSLERNSTGTDQAEPQKETAKEKTEYHVNARRLQYPDSTVRRFPVPEEMVPWEVEFVGYDPPVYDADENTVPAQSEQAGGSDVNLGSYRNPEGRTGMQGKGALNRLGPNQVLDPVLTRWRDDRKSALEFLAVWDRKEGVWTIPGGPVLADEVLPQRLENILDRKLHEQIRDKLVSRAEVNEVYNGYVDDQRNTDNAWVETTAFNIHLDRRGLLMADLNNMAETSRGSAELVKWQEVSHRTPACAYQREVLRKVAELHGRRF; this comes from the exons CAAAGGGGTCTGTATGTGTGGCTACCCCAGAATTCACCATGCGGAAGATGCTTTCAAGCCCGACGAGTTTGTGGGCGAGACGTGGGACAGGCACAAACACATTAGGGAGGTGCCCACGGACGCCTACGGAGACATCAGCTTCGGTGGCCTGGGACAGAAAATGGGAAAG TATGTGCGAGTGTCCACAGACACCTCCACCGATGCCTTGTACCAGCTGATGACTGACCACTGGAAGCTCCGCCCACCTAACCTCCTCATCTCTGTCACGGGCGGAGCTCAGAACTTCTACATGAGGACCCGGCTGAAGGAGATGTTCCGCAGGGGGCTGATCAAAGTCGCCCAAACCACAG GTGCGTGGATCCTGACTGGTGGCACTCACACGGGGGTGATGAAGCACGTGGGGCAGGCAGTGCGGGACTACACCCTGACCTCCAGCTCCACGGAGGACCAGATTGTGGCCATCGGCGTGGCCACCTGGGGGATCGTGCTCAACCGGCACACTCTGGTGAACCCCGAG GGCTGCTTCCCGGCTCACTACTCCCTGGACGAGCGGAGTCAGGGCCGGCTGTCCTGTCTGGACAACAACCACTCCCACTTCCTGCTGGTGGACGACGGGACGCACGGGCGCTACGGCGTGGAGATAGCCCTCCGCAGCAAGCTGGAGAAACtcatttcccagcagcccctggggAACAAAG AGAGTGGGCTGAAGGTCCCTGTGGTGTGCGTGGTGCTGGACGGTGGACCGGGGACCCTGGAT ACGATCTACAACGCCATGCTGAATGGCACCCCGTGCGTGATCCTGGAGGGCTCTGGGCGGCTGGCCGACGTCATCGCCCAGGTGGCCGAGCGGCCCATACCCCAGGTCACCCTCGCCCTCATTCGCCAGCTGATGATGAAGTTCTTCGGCCCGGAGTTCGAGAGGTTCCAAGAGCTCCAGCTCATCGAGTGGACCAAGAAG ATCCAGGACATCCTCAGGACGCCCCAGCTACTGACGGTGTTCCGAATCGACGAGGAGGGACAAAGTGACGTGGACGTGGCCATCCTCCGAGCGCTCCTCAAAG CGTCCCGGAGCAGTCCTTCTCCCAGCCTGGAACCCAAGAACtgggagcaggagctggagctggcaGTGGCCTGGAACCGGCTGGACATCGCAAAGAGCGAGATCTTTACTGAGGAGAGCCAGTGGAAG TCCAGTGACCTGCACCAGGCCATGCGCTCGGCCCTAGTGGGGCACAAGCCGGACTTTgtgaagctgctgctggagaACGGGGTGTGCCTGAATAAGTTCCTGACCGAGGACACGCTGTCCGACCTGTACGGCCACCTGGAGCCGGGCTGCCTGTTCCTGCGGCGGCTGGCCAAGCGCATGAGGGGCGAGAGGGGCCGCCGGGGCTGCCCGGACCAGCCCGGCCAGAGCGGGGCGTGCCTCCGCCACGTGTCCGACGAGGTGCGCCACTACCTGGGCAGCTTCACCGAGCCCATCtacccgcccgcccccgcccggccccgcaTCGAGATGCCCGAGGACGAGCTCCGCATCACG TTCACACAGAAAGGGCCCGCCGAGCTCCAGAGCGTTCCGTCCACGTGCCCGGAGAGGGGCGCCGAGGGGATGTGGGACCCGGGGAGGGACCTCTTCCTCTGGGCCGTCCTGCAGAACAGGAAGGAGCTGGCTGAGATCGCCTGGGAACAG TGCAGGGACAGCATGTGCGCGGCGCTAGCTGCTAGCAAGATCCTGAAGAAGCTGGCCCAGGAGGAGGTGGACGAGGGTGACGAGGCGGACAAGATGCAGGAGCTGGCTGATTACTATGAGAAACAGGCCATAG GTGTATTCAGCGAGTGCTACAGCCATGACCAGCAACGTGCCCAGAAGCTTCTGATTCGGATCTCTCGATCCTGGGGCAGGACCACCTGCCTGCGCCTGGCTCTGGAGGCTGATGACAAGAGCTTCGTGGCCCACGCTGGAGTTCAG GGACTGCTGACCCAGATCTGGTGCGGGGAGCTGGCTGTGGATAACCGGCAGTGGAAGATGTTGCTGTGCATGCTGTTCATCCCGCTGATCTACACCGGCCTGCTGACCTTCAG GCGTGATGAGGACATACACAGGGAGACTCAGCGGAAGGAGAGGATGCTCACAATGGATTCTGTGACAAGAAGTTCAGTTACATCTCAGATCTG TGATTATATAGAGCAAACAGAACTGCGGCCGCTGACCTGTGCATCGCGGTTGGTCAGCTTCTTCTGCTCATCGCAGATCAAGTTCTACTGGAACATCGTGTCTTACTTCGGATTCCTCTGGCTCTTCGCCTACGTGCTGATGATGGACTTCCAGATTACGCCCTCTTGGAAAGAATACCTGCTGTATGGCTGGCTGGCCTCGCTGGTGTGTGAGGAGATACGCCAG CTGTTTGATGACCCTGATGGATTTGGGTTTCGGAGGAAGTTCAAGATGTACATCAGTGACCTGTGGAACATTCTGGATGTACTATCCATCGTTCTCTTCATTATTGGCCTGGCCTTCAG GTTAACCACCGCTCTGTTCTATGCGGGAAAAGTAATCCTCTGCATCGATTTCATCGTCTTCTGCCTGCGTCTAATGGCCATCTTCATCATCAGCAAGACTTTAGGCCCCAAGATCATCATTGTCAAAAGAATG ATGAAGGACTTGTTCTTCTTCATGTTCTTGCTGAGTATCTGGGTGGTGGCATATGGGGTTGCCAAGCAGGGCATCCTGATCCACAACGAGGAGAGGCTGAACTGGATAATACGGGGTGCGGTGTACGAGCCCTACCTCATCATATTCGGGAATGTCCCCACCAACATCGATA ACGTGGAGTTTGACATGAGCACGTGCAGCGTGAACGGGACCGATCCGGTCAAGCCCAAGTGCCCCGTCCTGAACGCCAACTTCACGCCGGCGTTCCCCGAGTGGCTGACCATcatcctgctgtgtgtgtacctgctgtTCGCCAACATCCTGCTGCTCAACCTGCTCATCGCCATCTTCAA ctTCACATTCCAGGAAGTGCAGGACAACACCGACACGATCTGGAAGTTTCAGCGCTACGAACTGATCAAGGAGTACCACAGCcggccagccccgcccccgcctttCATCATCCTCAGCCACCTGTACCTCTTCATCAGACGCGTGGTGCTCCGCAGGCCCCCCCAAAAGCACAAGCAGTTCA AGGAAGAGCTGGATCgtgcggaggaagaggaggtgctCTCCTGGGAGGCCTTCATGAAGGAGAATCACTTGGCCAGTAGCCAGAGGGACTTGAGCCAGAGCATGGAGCGCCGCATTCAGGACACCTCTGACAA GGTGGGGGTCATGGTGGATTTGCTGGAGGGGGAGCACGACAGGGATTCTGTTTCCATGGCGAAAAGGCTGGCCCATCTGGAGGAGCAG GTCTCCCAGTCCACGAAAGCCTTACAGTGGATAATGAACGCCCTCAAATCCCAGGGTTACGAGACTCAGGAAGAAGCCCCCGTGCTGT CGCTAGAAAGAAATTCGACCGGTACCGATCAGGCCGAACCCCAGAAAGAGACAGCCAAGGAGAAGACGGAGTATCACGTGAACGCCCGGCGGCTCCAGTACCCCGACAGCACTGTCAGACGGTTCCCCGTGCCGGAGGAGATGGTGCCCTGGGAG GTAGAGTTCGTCGGTTACGACCCCCCCGTATACGACGCTGATGAGAACACCGTCCCTGCACAGTCGGAGCAGGCCGGCGG CTCTGACGTCAATTTGGGCAGTTACAG aaacccAGAGGGAAGGACGGGGATGCAGGGGAAAGGGGCTCTGAATCGCCTGGGCCCAAACCAGGTCCTGGACCCAGTCCTCACACG TTGGAGAGACGATCGGAAATCTGCTCTGGAGTTCCTGGCTGTGTGGGATAGGAAGGAGGGGGTCTGGACAATACCTGGG GGGCCCGTGCTCGCCGATGAGGTGCTCCCACAGAGGCTGGAGAACATACTGGACAGGAAGCTGCATGAGCAGATCAGAGACAAACTGGTCAGCAGGGCTGAGGTCAACGAG GTGTATAATGGTTATGTGGATGACCAAAGGAACACAGATAATGCCTGGGTGGAGACGACTGCCTTCAACATACACCTTGACCGGAGGGGTTTGTTGATGGCTGACCTTAATAACATG GCTGAGACCAGCCGGGGATCGGCAGAGCTGGTGAAGTGGCAGGAAGTGAGCCACAGGACGCCGGCGTGCGCGTACCAGAGAGAGGTCCTCCGCAAGGTGGCCGAGTTACACGGCAGACGCTTCTGA
- the trpm2 gene encoding transient receptor potential cation channel subfamily M member 2 isoform X2: protein MLPRSENKIHPNEVDSQWKVLDVHQLLFDIRKRSLFTSWIKQNIKKKECCFYAEDESKGVCMCGYPRIHHAEDAFKPDEFVGETWDRHKHIREVPTDAYGDISFGGLGQKMGKYVRVSTDTSTDALYQLMTDHWKLRPPNLLISVTGGAQNFYMRTRLKEMFRRGLIKVAQTTGAWILTGGTHTGVMKHVGQAVRDYTLTSSSTEDQIVAIGVATWGIVLNRHTLVNPEGCFPAHYSLDERSQGRLSCLDNNHSHFLLVDDGTHGRYGVEIALRSKLEKLISQQPLGNKESGLKVPVVCVVLDGGPGTLDTIYNAMLNGTPCVILEGSGRLADVIAQVAERPIPQVTLALIRQLMMKFFGPEFERFQELQLIEWTKKIQDILRTPQLLTVFRIDEEGQSDVDVAILRALLKASRSSPSPSLEPKNWEQELELAVAWNRLDIAKSEIFTEESQWKSSDLHQAMRSALVGHKPDFVKLLLENGVCLNKFLTEDTLSDLYGHLEPGCLFLRRLAKRMRGERGRRGCPDQPGQSGACLRHVSDEVRHYLGSFTEPIYPPAPARPRIEMPEDELRITFTQKGPAELQSVPSTCPERGAEGMWDPGRDLFLWAVLQNRKELAEIAWEQCRDSMCAALAASKILKKLAQEEVDEGDEADKMQELADYYEKQAIGVFSECYSHDQQRAQKLLIRISRSWGRTTCLRLALEADDKSFVAHAGVQGLLTQIWCGELAVDNRQWKMLLCMLFIPLIYTGLLTFRRDEDIHRETQRKERMLTMDSVTRSSVTSQICDYIEQTELRPLTCASRLVSFFCSSQIKFYWNIVSYFGFLWLFAYVLMMDFQITPSWKEYLLYGWLASLVCEEIRQLFDDPDGFGFRRKFKMYISDLWNILDVLSIVLFIIGLAFRLTTALFYAGKVILCIDFIVFCLRLMAIFIISKTLGPKIIIVKRMMKDLFFFMFLLSIWVVAYGVAKQGILIHNEERLNWIIRGAVYEPYLIIFGNVPTNIDNVEFDMSTCSVNGTDPVKPKCPVLNANFTPAFPEWLTIILLCVYLLFANILLLNLLIAIFNFTFQEVQDNTDTIWKFQRYELIKEYHSRPAPPPPFIILSHLYLFIRRVVLRRPPQKHKQFKEELDRAEEEEVLSWEAFMKENHLASSQRDLSQSMERRIQDTSDKVGVMVDLLEGEHDRDSVSMAKRLAHLEEQVSQSTKALQWIMNALKSQGYETQEEAPVLSLERNSTGTDQAEPQKETAKEKTEYHVNARRLQYPDSTVRRFPVPEEMVPWEVEFVGYDPPVYDADENTVPAQSEQAGGSDVNLGSYRNPEGRTGMQGKGALNRLGPNQVLDPVLTRWRDDRKSALEFLAVWDRKEGVWTIPGGPVLADEVLPQRLENILDRKLHEQIRDKLVSRAEVNEVYNGYVDDQRNTDNAWVETTAFNIHLDRRGLLMADLNNMAETSRGSAELVKWQEVSHRTPACAYQREVLRKVAELHGRRF, encoded by the exons CAAAGGGGTCTGTATGTGTGGCTACCCCAGAATTCACCATGCGGAAGATGCTTTCAAGCCCGACGAGTTTGTGGGCGAGACGTGGGACAGGCACAAACACATTAGGGAGGTGCCCACGGACGCCTACGGAGACATCAGCTTCGGTGGCCTGGGACAGAAAATGGGAAAG TATGTGCGAGTGTCCACAGACACCTCCACCGATGCCTTGTACCAGCTGATGACTGACCACTGGAAGCTCCGCCCACCTAACCTCCTCATCTCTGTCACGGGCGGAGCTCAGAACTTCTACATGAGGACCCGGCTGAAGGAGATGTTCCGCAGGGGGCTGATCAAAGTCGCCCAAACCACAG GTGCGTGGATCCTGACTGGTGGCACTCACACGGGGGTGATGAAGCACGTGGGGCAGGCAGTGCGGGACTACACCCTGACCTCCAGCTCCACGGAGGACCAGATTGTGGCCATCGGCGTGGCCACCTGGGGGATCGTGCTCAACCGGCACACTCTGGTGAACCCCGAG GGCTGCTTCCCGGCTCACTACTCCCTGGACGAGCGGAGTCAGGGCCGGCTGTCCTGTCTGGACAACAACCACTCCCACTTCCTGCTGGTGGACGACGGGACGCACGGGCGCTACGGCGTGGAGATAGCCCTCCGCAGCAAGCTGGAGAAACtcatttcccagcagcccctggggAACAAAG AGAGTGGGCTGAAGGTCCCTGTGGTGTGCGTGGTGCTGGACGGTGGACCGGGGACCCTGGAT ACGATCTACAACGCCATGCTGAATGGCACCCCGTGCGTGATCCTGGAGGGCTCTGGGCGGCTGGCCGACGTCATCGCCCAGGTGGCCGAGCGGCCCATACCCCAGGTCACCCTCGCCCTCATTCGCCAGCTGATGATGAAGTTCTTCGGCCCGGAGTTCGAGAGGTTCCAAGAGCTCCAGCTCATCGAGTGGACCAAGAAG ATCCAGGACATCCTCAGGACGCCCCAGCTACTGACGGTGTTCCGAATCGACGAGGAGGGACAAAGTGACGTGGACGTGGCCATCCTCCGAGCGCTCCTCAAAG CGTCCCGGAGCAGTCCTTCTCCCAGCCTGGAACCCAAGAACtgggagcaggagctggagctggcaGTGGCCTGGAACCGGCTGGACATCGCAAAGAGCGAGATCTTTACTGAGGAGAGCCAGTGGAAG TCCAGTGACCTGCACCAGGCCATGCGCTCGGCCCTAGTGGGGCACAAGCCGGACTTTgtgaagctgctgctggagaACGGGGTGTGCCTGAATAAGTTCCTGACCGAGGACACGCTGTCCGACCTGTACGGCCACCTGGAGCCGGGCTGCCTGTTCCTGCGGCGGCTGGCCAAGCGCATGAGGGGCGAGAGGGGCCGCCGGGGCTGCCCGGACCAGCCCGGCCAGAGCGGGGCGTGCCTCCGCCACGTGTCCGACGAGGTGCGCCACTACCTGGGCAGCTTCACCGAGCCCATCtacccgcccgcccccgcccggccccgcaTCGAGATGCCCGAGGACGAGCTCCGCATCACG TTCACACAGAAAGGGCCCGCCGAGCTCCAGAGCGTTCCGTCCACGTGCCCGGAGAGGGGCGCCGAGGGGATGTGGGACCCGGGGAGGGACCTCTTCCTCTGGGCCGTCCTGCAGAACAGGAAGGAGCTGGCTGAGATCGCCTGGGAACAG TGCAGGGACAGCATGTGCGCGGCGCTAGCTGCTAGCAAGATCCTGAAGAAGCTGGCCCAGGAGGAGGTGGACGAGGGTGACGAGGCGGACAAGATGCAGGAGCTGGCTGATTACTATGAGAAACAGGCCATAG GTGTATTCAGCGAGTGCTACAGCCATGACCAGCAACGTGCCCAGAAGCTTCTGATTCGGATCTCTCGATCCTGGGGCAGGACCACCTGCCTGCGCCTGGCTCTGGAGGCTGATGACAAGAGCTTCGTGGCCCACGCTGGAGTTCAG GGACTGCTGACCCAGATCTGGTGCGGGGAGCTGGCTGTGGATAACCGGCAGTGGAAGATGTTGCTGTGCATGCTGTTCATCCCGCTGATCTACACCGGCCTGCTGACCTTCAG GCGTGATGAGGACATACACAGGGAGACTCAGCGGAAGGAGAGGATGCTCACAATGGATTCTGTGACAAGAAGTTCAGTTACATCTCAGATCTG TGATTATATAGAGCAAACAGAACTGCGGCCGCTGACCTGTGCATCGCGGTTGGTCAGCTTCTTCTGCTCATCGCAGATCAAGTTCTACTGGAACATCGTGTCTTACTTCGGATTCCTCTGGCTCTTCGCCTACGTGCTGATGATGGACTTCCAGATTACGCCCTCTTGGAAAGAATACCTGCTGTATGGCTGGCTGGCCTCGCTGGTGTGTGAGGAGATACGCCAG CTGTTTGATGACCCTGATGGATTTGGGTTTCGGAGGAAGTTCAAGATGTACATCAGTGACCTGTGGAACATTCTGGATGTACTATCCATCGTTCTCTTCATTATTGGCCTGGCCTTCAG GTTAACCACCGCTCTGTTCTATGCGGGAAAAGTAATCCTCTGCATCGATTTCATCGTCTTCTGCCTGCGTCTAATGGCCATCTTCATCATCAGCAAGACTTTAGGCCCCAAGATCATCATTGTCAAAAGAATG ATGAAGGACTTGTTCTTCTTCATGTTCTTGCTGAGTATCTGGGTGGTGGCATATGGGGTTGCCAAGCAGGGCATCCTGATCCACAACGAGGAGAGGCTGAACTGGATAATACGGGGTGCGGTGTACGAGCCCTACCTCATCATATTCGGGAATGTCCCCACCAACATCGATA ACGTGGAGTTTGACATGAGCACGTGCAGCGTGAACGGGACCGATCCGGTCAAGCCCAAGTGCCCCGTCCTGAACGCCAACTTCACGCCGGCGTTCCCCGAGTGGCTGACCATcatcctgctgtgtgtgtacctgctgtTCGCCAACATCCTGCTGCTCAACCTGCTCATCGCCATCTTCAA ctTCACATTCCAGGAAGTGCAGGACAACACCGACACGATCTGGAAGTTTCAGCGCTACGAACTGATCAAGGAGTACCACAGCcggccagccccgcccccgcctttCATCATCCTCAGCCACCTGTACCTCTTCATCAGACGCGTGGTGCTCCGCAGGCCCCCCCAAAAGCACAAGCAGTTCA AGGAAGAGCTGGATCgtgcggaggaagaggaggtgctCTCCTGGGAGGCCTTCATGAAGGAGAATCACTTGGCCAGTAGCCAGAGGGACTTGAGCCAGAGCATGGAGCGCCGCATTCAGGACACCTCTGACAA GGTGGGGGTCATGGTGGATTTGCTGGAGGGGGAGCACGACAGGGATTCTGTTTCCATGGCGAAAAGGCTGGCCCATCTGGAGGAGCAG GTCTCCCAGTCCACGAAAGCCTTACAGTGGATAATGAACGCCCTCAAATCCCAGGGTTACGAGACTCAGGAAGAAGCCCCCGTGCTGT CGCTAGAAAGAAATTCGACCGGTACCGATCAGGCCGAACCCCAGAAAGAGACAGCCAAGGAGAAGACGGAGTATCACGTGAACGCCCGGCGGCTCCAGTACCCCGACAGCACTGTCAGACGGTTCCCCGTGCCGGAGGAGATGGTGCCCTGGGAG GTAGAGTTCGTCGGTTACGACCCCCCCGTATACGACGCTGATGAGAACACCGTCCCTGCACAGTCGGAGCAGGCCGGCGG CTCTGACGTCAATTTGGGCAGTTACAG aaacccAGAGGGAAGGACGGGGATGCAGGGGAAAGGGGCTCTGAATCGCCTGGGCCCAAACCAGGTCCTGGACCCAGTCCTCACACG TTGGAGAGACGATCGGAAATCTGCTCTGGAGTTCCTGGCTGTGTGGGATAGGAAGGAGGGGGTCTGGACAATACCTGGG GGGCCCGTGCTCGCCGATGAGGTGCTCCCACAGAGGCTGGAGAACATACTGGACAGGAAGCTGCATGAGCAGATCAGAGACAAACTGGTCAGCAGGGCTGAGGTCAACGAG GTGTATAATGGTTATGTGGATGACCAAAGGAACACAGATAATGCCTGGGTGGAGACGACTGCCTTCAACATACACCTTGACCGGAGGGGTTTGTTGATGGCTGACCTTAATAACATG GCTGAGACCAGCCGGGGATCGGCAGAGCTGGTGAAGTGGCAGGAAGTGAGCCACAGGACGCCGGCGTGCGCGTACCAGAGAGAGGTCCTCCGCAAGGTGGCCGAGTTACACGGCAGACGCTTCTGA